In the genome of Paenibacillus pabuli, one region contains:
- a CDS encoding ABC transporter ATP-binding protein yields the protein MSKHLLEAEGLHKVYRTRNGTDFAAVRDVSFYLGQGETLGIVGESGSGKTTVAKMVAGMISLTSGSIVLGDKALSGRKRIRSDKRSIQYVFQDPVSSLNPRWKIRDIVAEPLKLYFQMNAKAIDKRVEELLDDVGLPREFKSRYPGELSGGQCQRVGIARALAAEPAVIVCDEPTSALDMTIQAQILELLKKLQQQKGVSYLFIAHGLEVIYSISHRVMVMKAGEVVEAGETKQIFHDPQHEYTRSLIEAIPRINVPQFQ from the coding sequence ATGAGCAAACATCTGTTGGAGGCTGAAGGACTTCATAAGGTGTATCGGACGAGGAACGGTACCGACTTTGCCGCGGTTCGAGATGTTTCGTTTTATCTAGGGCAAGGGGAGACATTAGGCATTGTTGGAGAATCCGGGAGTGGCAAAACGACGGTTGCAAAAATGGTCGCTGGCATGATTTCACTTACATCAGGCTCGATCGTCTTGGGCGATAAAGCCTTAAGTGGCAGGAAGCGTATTCGCTCCGACAAGCGCAGCATCCAATATGTATTTCAAGATCCGGTCTCGTCCCTGAATCCAAGATGGAAGATCAGAGATATCGTGGCTGAACCGTTGAAGCTGTACTTTCAGATGAACGCCAAAGCGATTGATAAACGGGTCGAGGAGTTGTTGGATGATGTTGGTTTACCCCGAGAGTTTAAATCGCGATATCCCGGAGAGCTGTCCGGTGGTCAGTGTCAGCGTGTGGGCATTGCCAGAGCACTTGCCGCAGAACCAGCTGTTATCGTCTGTGATGAACCGACCTCTGCACTCGATATGACGATTCAGGCACAGATTCTGGAATTGCTGAAGAAGCTTCAACAGCAGAAGGGGGTATCTTATCTATTTATCGCCCATGGCCTTGAGGTGATCTACAGCATTTCGCATCGCGTGATGGTCATGAAAGCTGGAGAAGTTGTGGAGGCGGGGGAGACCAAGCAAATTTTCCACGATCCGCAGCATGAGTACACCCGGTCGTTGATTGAAGCTATTCCGAGAATTAATGTTCCACAATTTCAATAA
- a CDS encoding ABC transporter permease yields MKHYVLKRLGQSVLAVLGAATLVFFIIRLSGDPARLMLPPEASEEQVTALRESLGFNQPLWMQYIDYLKNLFTGDLGNSLYYKESALKLVLERMPATIDLAMFAIIIAVTVGLLAGIVSAYKKNSLIDYVVNGWIFLTQSLPVFWIGIVLIMIFAVNLHWLPTSGNRGLESIILPALTLAAYPIAPIARTMRASLIEVMDKGYMITSQAQGFSKPSRILKRGLKNAFLPVITVISLEFGVMIAGAVVTETIFSWPGVGQLIIQGVSNRDFPLVQASILVISIIYIAITLVTDLIYHRLDPRIKVH; encoded by the coding sequence TTGAAGCATTACGTGCTTAAACGTTTGGGGCAATCGGTACTTGCAGTCCTTGGTGCGGCAACGCTTGTATTTTTCATTATTCGCTTGTCAGGTGATCCGGCGCGCCTGATGCTTCCACCTGAAGCGAGCGAAGAACAGGTGACCGCGCTACGAGAGAGCTTAGGGTTTAATCAACCTCTCTGGATGCAGTATATCGATTATCTGAAAAACCTATTTACCGGCGATTTGGGAAATTCGCTGTATTACAAAGAATCCGCGCTGAAGCTGGTACTTGAACGAATGCCTGCAACGATAGACCTGGCCATGTTTGCGATCATCATCGCAGTCACTGTTGGTTTGCTGGCTGGGATCGTGTCGGCGTACAAAAAGAATAGCTTGATCGACTATGTGGTTAACGGTTGGATATTCTTAACCCAATCACTTCCAGTATTCTGGATTGGTATTGTGTTAATCATGATTTTTGCAGTGAATCTCCACTGGTTGCCAACGTCGGGCAATCGGGGATTGGAGTCGATTATATTACCAGCGCTGACTCTAGCAGCATACCCGATTGCTCCGATTGCCCGCACCATGCGAGCCTCTCTTATTGAAGTCATGGACAAGGGATATATGATTACAAGTCAAGCACAAGGATTCTCCAAACCTAGCCGGATTTTGAAACGTGGACTCAAAAACGCGTTTCTGCCGGTTATTACCGTCATTAGCCTAGAATTCGGAGTCATGATTGCTGGCGCAGTGGTGACCGAAACGATTTTCTCATGGCCAGGTGTGGGCCAGTTGATTATACAAGGTGTCAGCAACCGCGATTTCCCGCTGGTGCAGGCAAGTATCCTTGTGATCAGCATTATCTATATCGCCATTACACTTGTGACGGATCTGATCTACCATCGCCTTGATCCAAGAATCAAAGTGCACTAA
- a CDS encoding ABC transporter ATP-binding protein — protein sequence MTDTSLLRINELGVRFTKRDQHTDVLHHISLDIREGEILCLVGESGSGKSVAVKSIMQLLPRPAAEYTHGQIWFAGQDLLTLNEKQMERIRGKRIAMVFQDALSALNPVYTIGTQMVDVIRLHAPKRISKKAALEEAKSWLTQVEIRNVDDVVKQYPFQLSGGMRQRVMIAMALSSRPELLLADEPTTALDVTVQAQILRLILKLKEQYGMTVLFITHDLGVVHEIADRVIVMRHGNLVEEGTKEAIFGRPEHPYTKQLLNSMPRIYFEGVDI from the coding sequence ATGACAGATACATCACTCCTGCGCATCAATGAATTAGGCGTTCGCTTCACCAAGCGGGACCAACATACGGACGTGCTTCATCATATATCCTTGGATATCCGTGAAGGTGAGATCTTGTGCCTGGTTGGTGAGTCGGGAAGCGGCAAAAGCGTTGCCGTTAAATCGATTATGCAATTGCTGCCGCGACCTGCTGCAGAATATACCCATGGGCAGATCTGGTTCGCCGGTCAGGATTTGCTGACATTAAATGAGAAACAGATGGAGCGTATTCGTGGCAAACGGATCGCCATGGTCTTCCAAGATGCATTGAGTGCATTAAACCCGGTTTACACGATTGGAACACAAATGGTGGATGTGATTCGTCTGCATGCGCCCAAAAGAATCAGCAAAAAAGCCGCGCTTGAAGAAGCAAAGTCCTGGTTAACCCAAGTGGAGATCCGCAATGTGGATGACGTTGTGAAGCAGTATCCATTTCAATTGTCTGGCGGAATGAGGCAGCGTGTCATGATTGCAATGGCCTTGTCTTCACGACCTGAGCTGCTGCTTGCGGATGAACCGACAACAGCATTGGATGTGACGGTTCAAGCTCAGATTTTGCGATTAATTCTTAAGCTGAAAGAGCAATATGGCATGACGGTGCTGTTCATTACGCATGATCTTGGTGTGGTTCACGAGATTGCTGACCGTGTTATCGTGATGAGACATGGCAATCTGGTTGAAGAAGGTACGAAGGAAGCGATATTCGGGCGACCGGAACATCCTTACACCAAGCAGCTGTTAAACAGCATGCCCCGTATTTATTTTGAGGGGGTGGACATATGA
- a CDS encoding ABC transporter permease has product MKKRSLLRANAKGIASIGSLTVIFVLTVFAPLFAPFDPYRQSLQDILIPPGSTYSGDGGMSLLGTDQLGRDVLSRLLYGGRLSLWISIIAVAISGVLGSIIGIVAGYFGGKTDAVLMRLADIQMSIPSMLLAIVMVAVLGSGLTNIVIVLAVTGWVTFARVVRSQVLSLKELEYVEAAKAMGVPSISIMAKHILPNTLYTIATQAALQMSHMILLAAALSFLGLGIDVSTPSWGGMVNDGKSYISSAWWLSTIPGLAIALVIMTINLFGDWLRDRAEFR; this is encoded by the coding sequence ATGAAAAAACGATCTTTGCTTCGTGCGAATGCCAAGGGCATTGCCAGCATAGGTTCGTTGACCGTCATCTTCGTGCTGACGGTCTTTGCCCCGCTATTCGCGCCATTCGATCCGTATAGGCAGTCACTGCAGGATATTCTTATTCCGCCAGGGAGCACGTATAGCGGAGACGGCGGTATGAGCTTGCTTGGCACAGATCAGTTGGGCAGGGATGTACTCAGCAGATTGCTCTATGGGGGCAGGCTCTCGCTCTGGATCAGTATCATCGCTGTCGCCATCTCAGGTGTGCTGGGCAGTATCATTGGAATCGTAGCTGGATACTTCGGTGGTAAAACAGATGCAGTATTAATGCGTCTCGCTGATATCCAGATGTCCATTCCAAGCATGCTGCTCGCCATTGTTATGGTTGCCGTGCTTGGATCAGGTCTTACGAATATCGTTATCGTGCTGGCAGTGACAGGTTGGGTAACCTTTGCACGTGTTGTTCGTAGCCAGGTACTCTCGCTGAAAGAATTGGAATACGTCGAAGCAGCTAAAGCGATGGGCGTACCAAGCATTAGTATCATGGCGAAGCATATTTTACCGAATACCCTGTACACGATCGCCACACAAGCTGCTTTACAGATGTCACACATGATCTTACTCGCGGCAGCATTAAGTTTCCTTGGGCTCGGTATCGATGTGTCTACACCGTCTTGGGGCGGTATGGTGAATGACGGCAAGAGTTATATCAGTTCGGCATGGTGGTTATCTACCATACCTGGACTCGCTATTGCTCTGGTTATTATGACAATTAATCTGTTTGGCGATTGGCTTAGAGACCGAGCTGAGTTCCGATGA